In one window of Escherichia coli DSM 30083 = JCM 1649 = ATCC 11775 DNA:
- the cusF gene encoding Cu(+)/Ag(+) efflux RND transporter periplasmic metallochaperone CusF has protein sequence MKKALQVAMFSLFTVIGFNAQANEHHHETMSEAQPQVISATGVVKGVDLESKKITIHHDPIAAVNWPEMTMRFTITPQTKMSEIKTGDKVAFNFVQQGSLSLLQDIKVSQ, from the coding sequence TCGCAATGTTTAGTCTGTTTACCGTTATTGGCTTTAATGCCCAGGCTAACGAACATCATCATGAAACCATGAGCGAAGCACAACCACAGGTTATTAGCGCCACTGGTGTGGTAAAAGGTGTTGATCTGGAAAGCAAAAAAATCACCATCCATCACGATCCGATTGCTGCCGTGAACTGGCCGGAGATGACCATGCGCTTTACCATCACCCCGCAGACGAAAATGAGCGAAATTAAAACCGGCGACAAAGTGGCGTTTAATTTTGTCCAGCAGGGCAGCCTTTCTTTATTACAGGATATTAAAGTCAGCCAGTAA
- the cusB gene encoding Cu(+)/Ag(+) efflux RND transporter periplasmic adaptor subunit CusB, whose amino-acid sequence MKKIALIIGSMIAGGIISAAGFTWFAKAELPAEKTSTAERKVLFWYDPMYPNTRFDKPGKSPFMDMDLVPKYADEESSASGVRIDPTQTQNLGVKTATVTRGPLTFAQSFPANVSYNEYQYAIVQARAAGFIDKVYPLTVGDKVQKGAPLLDLTIPDWVEAQSEYLLLRETGGTATQTEGILERLRLAGMPEADIRRLIATQKIQTRFTLKAPIDGVITAFDLRAGMNIAKDNVVAKIQGMDPVWVTAAIPESIAWLVKDASQFTLTVPARPDKTLTIRKWTLLPGVDAATRTLQLRLEVDNADEALKPGMNAWLQLNTASEPMLLIPSQALIDTGNEQRVITVDADGRFVPKRVAVFQASQGVTALRSGLAEGEKVVSSGLFLIDSEANISGALERMRSESATHAH is encoded by the coding sequence ATGAAAAAAATCGCGCTTATTATCGGCAGCATGATCGCGGGCGGTATTATTTCTGCGGCAGGTTTTACCTGGTTTGCAAAGGCTGAACTGCCCGCAGAAAAAACGTCGACCGCAGAACGTAAAGTCTTATTCTGGTACGACCCGATGTATCCCAATACGCGGTTCGATAAACCAGGGAAATCGCCGTTTATGGATATGGATCTGGTGCCGAAATATGCCGATGAAGAGAGTTCTGCATCTGGTGTGCGCATTGACCCGACTCAGACGCAGAATCTGGGGGTGAAAACGGCGACCGTCACGCGTGGGCCGCTGACTTTTGCCCAGAGTTTCCCGGCAAATGTCAGTTACAACGAGTATCAGTATGCCATTGTGCAGGCCCGCGCCGCCGGGTTTATCGACAAGGTGTATCCGCTTACCGTGGGCGATAAAGTGCAAAAGGGCGCGCCGCTTCTCGACCTGACCATTCCCGACTGGGTGGAAGCGCAGAGTGAGTATTTACTGCTGCGCGAAACCGGCGGTACGGCGACCCAGACTGAAGGCATTCTTGAGCGACTGCGACTGGCGGGAATGCCGGAGGCTGATATTCGCCGTCTGATCGCCACGCAAAAAATCCAGACTCGCTTTACGCTCAAAGCGCCCATTGATGGCGTGATCACCGCGTTTGATCTGCGCGCGGGAATGAATATCGCCAAAGATAACGTGGTCGCGAAAATTCAGGGTATGGACCCGGTGTGGGTCACTGCTGCGATCCCGGAGTCCATCGCCTGGCTGGTGAAAGATGCCTCGCAGTTTACGCTCACCGTTCCGGCGCGACCTGATAAAACACTCACCATCCGCAAATGGACGCTGCTACCTGGCGTGGATGCTGCGACCCGCACGCTGCAACTGCGTCTGGAAGTCGACAACGCCGACGAGGCGCTAAAACCGGGCATGAACGCCTGGTTGCAACTCAATACCGCCAGCGAACCGATGCTGCTCATTCCGTCACAGGCGCTGATTGATACCGGCAACGAACAGCGGGTGATTACCGTTGATGCTGACGGGCGCTTTGTACCGAAACGCGTTGCCGTTTTCCAGGCATCGCAAGGCGTCACCGCGTTACGCTCTGGTCTGGCGGAAGGTGAAAAGGTGGTTTCCAGCGGCCTGTTCCTGATTGATTCTGAAGCCAATATTTCTGGCGCACTGGAGCGGATGCGCTCTGAAAGTGCTACCCATGCGCATTGA